A single Streptomyces mirabilis DNA region contains:
- a CDS encoding response regulator transcription factor, which yields MTPTPPASSTSSVPSAPPVRLLLADDEHLIRGALAALLGLEDDIVVVAEAATGPEALAMALAHEPDVAVLDLQMPGADGVRVATSLRAELPGCQVLIVTSHGRPGHLKRALAAGVRGFVPKTVSAQRLAEIIRTVHAGNRYVDPELAADAISAGDSPLTAREAEVLEFAADGAPVAEIAERAALSQGTVRNYLSSAVSKLGAENRHAAVRLARERGWV from the coding sequence ATGACGCCCACCCCACCCGCCTCATCCACCTCATCCGTCCCGTCCGCACCGCCCGTGCGGCTGTTGCTCGCTGACGACGAGCACCTGATCAGGGGTGCGCTCGCCGCGCTGCTGGGACTGGAGGACGACATCGTGGTGGTCGCCGAGGCCGCGACCGGGCCCGAGGCGCTGGCGATGGCGCTGGCGCACGAACCCGATGTCGCCGTCCTGGATCTGCAGATGCCGGGGGCGGACGGTGTGAGGGTCGCCACATCACTACGGGCCGAACTGCCCGGCTGCCAGGTGCTGATCGTGACGAGTCATGGGCGGCCGGGGCATCTGAAGCGAGCGCTTGCGGCAGGTGTGCGCGGGTTCGTCCCGAAGACGGTCAGCGCACAGCGGCTCGCGGAGATCATTCGTACCGTGCATGCGGGAAACCGTTATGTGGACCCGGAATTGGCCGCGGACGCGATCTCCGCCGGGGACTCGCCGCTGACCGCGCGCGAGGCCGAGGTGCTCGAGTTCGCCGCCGACGGGGCGCCCGTCGCGGAGATCGCGGAGCGGGCGGCGCTGTCCCAGGGGACGGTACGCAACTATCTTTCGTCGGCCGTCTCGAAGCTGGGGGCGGAGAACCGTCACGCGGCGGTGCGTCTCGCACGGGAGCGAGGTTGGGTATAG
- a CDS encoding phosphoribosylaminoimidazolesuccinocarboxamide synthase, translating to MSGFVEKPEPLQVPGLVHLHTGKVRDLYQNEAGDLVMIASDRMSAYDWVLPTEIPDKGRVLTQLSLWWFDKLADLVPNHVLSTELPPGAPADWEGRTLICKSLRMTPVECVARGYLTGSGLVEYVESRTVCGLALPEGLVDGSELPAPIFTPATKAAVGEHDENVSYEEVARQVGAETAAQLRQTTLAVYGRARDIARERGIILADTKFEFGYEGETLVLADEVLTPDSSRFWPADEWEPGHAQPSFDKQFVRDWLTSPESGWDRKSEQPPPPLPQHIVDATSAKYIEAYERLTGIGWS from the coding sequence GTGTCCGGATTCGTCGAAAAGCCCGAGCCCCTCCAGGTCCCGGGTCTGGTGCATCTGCACACCGGCAAGGTGCGCGACCTGTACCAGAACGAGGCGGGCGACCTCGTGATGATCGCCAGTGACCGCATGTCCGCCTACGACTGGGTGCTGCCCACCGAGATCCCCGACAAGGGCCGGGTCCTCACCCAGCTCTCGCTGTGGTGGTTCGACAAGCTGGCCGACCTGGTCCCCAACCATGTGCTGAGCACCGAGCTCCCGCCGGGCGCCCCCGCAGACTGGGAGGGCCGCACCCTCATCTGCAAGTCCCTGCGGATGACGCCGGTCGAGTGTGTCGCGCGCGGCTATCTCACCGGCTCGGGCCTCGTCGAGTACGTCGAGTCCCGCACGGTCTGCGGCCTCGCCCTCCCCGAGGGCCTCGTCGACGGCTCGGAACTCCCCGCGCCGATCTTCACCCCCGCCACCAAGGCCGCGGTCGGCGAGCACGACGAGAACGTGTCGTACGAGGAGGTCGCCCGCCAGGTCGGCGCCGAGACGGCGGCCCAGCTGCGTCAGACGACCCTCGCCGTCTACGGCCGCGCCCGTGACATCGCGCGCGAGCGCGGGATCATCCTCGCGGACACCAAGTTCGAGTTCGGCTACGAGGGCGAGACGCTCGTCCTCGCCGACGAGGTGCTGACCCCGGACTCCTCCCGCTTCTGGCCCGCCGACGAGTGGGAGCCGGGCCACGCCCAGCCGTCCTTCGACAAGCAGTTCGTCCGCGACTGGCTGACGTCTCCCGAGTCGGGCTGGGACCGCAAGAGCGAGCAGCCCCCGCCGCCGCTGCCGCAGCACATCGTGGACGCGACCAGCGCCAAGTACATCGAGGCGTACGAGCGCCTGACCGGCATCGGCTGGAGCTGA
- a CDS encoding DNA polymerase III subunit gamma and tau, which yields MSSLALYRRYRPESFAEVIGQEHVTDPLQQALRNNRVNHAYLFSGPRGCGKTTSARILARCLNCEQGPTPTPCGECQSCRDLARNGPGSIDVIEIDAASHGGVDDARDLREKAFFGPASSRYKIYIIDEAHMVTPAGFNALLKVVEEPPEHLKFIFATTEPEKVIGTIRSRTHHYPFRLVPPGTLRGYLGEVCGREGIPVEDGVLPLVVRAGAGSVRDSMSVMDQLLAGASTDGVTYAMATSLLGYTDGSLLDSVVEAFAAGDGAAAFEIVDRVIEGGNDPRRFVADLLERLRDLVILAAVPDAAEKGLIDAPSDVVERMQAQAGVFGAAELSRAADLVNEGLTEMRGATSPRLQLELICARVLLPAAYGDERSVMARLDRIERGVNFSGAGAGAPTMGYVPGPEVHGGAPAGAPMVSPGGGVAAARAAVRATGPGGQGAANEGYGAGGAGGAGGVAAAPGAGAAPASAPAPAPGPAAAGASPAAAPAAATAPPASPSGAAPGAWPTATAVGSGRRPGGWPTATPAGGGQAPAAPSAPAPAAAPTVSTPGPGPGPASAPASAAGGVDPRMLWPNILEAVKNRRRFTWILLSQNAQVTGYDGTTLQIGFVNAGARDNFASSGSEEVLKQALSEQFNVQWKIEAIVDTSGGSAPPPMSASGPGPGFGGGSSGGYGAGGGSGYGGAPAGSRPAPQQPPAPAPRPAAPQGPPAGQASAAPASTPAPPPAAYEPPPVAPEDDIPEDDDPDLDESALSGHDLIVRELGATVVEEFSNE from the coding sequence GTGTCGTCTCTCGCGCTGTACCGCCGTTATCGCCCGGAGTCGTTCGCCGAGGTCATCGGGCAGGAGCATGTCACCGACCCGTTGCAGCAGGCGCTGCGGAACAACCGGGTCAATCACGCGTACCTGTTCAGCGGTCCGCGCGGGTGCGGGAAGACGACCAGTGCGCGGATTCTGGCCCGGTGTCTGAACTGTGAGCAGGGGCCGACGCCGACTCCTTGCGGGGAGTGCCAGTCCTGCAGGGACCTCGCGCGCAACGGGCCGGGGTCGATCGACGTCATCGAGATCGACGCCGCCTCGCACGGTGGTGTCGACGACGCTCGTGACCTGCGGGAAAAGGCCTTCTTCGGGCCTGCGAGCAGTCGATACAAGATCTACATCATCGACGAGGCCCACATGGTCACCCCGGCGGGCTTCAACGCCCTGCTGAAGGTGGTCGAGGAGCCGCCCGAGCACCTCAAGTTCATCTTCGCCACGACCGAGCCCGAGAAGGTCATCGGGACGATTCGGTCGCGGACCCATCACTATCCGTTCCGGCTCGTGCCGCCGGGGACCCTGCGGGGATACCTGGGCGAGGTCTGCGGGCGTGAGGGCATTCCCGTCGAGGACGGCGTGCTGCCGCTGGTCGTGCGGGCCGGCGCCGGTTCCGTGCGTGACTCCATGTCCGTCATGGATCAGCTCCTCGCGGGGGCGAGCACCGACGGTGTGACGTACGCCATGGCCACCTCGCTGCTGGGGTACACGGACGGGTCGTTGCTGGACTCCGTGGTCGAGGCGTTCGCCGCGGGCGACGGCGCCGCGGCCTTCGAGATCGTGGACCGCGTCATCGAGGGGGGCAACGATCCCCGGAGGTTCGTCGCGGACCTGCTGGAGCGGCTGCGCGATCTGGTGATCCTGGCCGCCGTTCCCGACGCCGCCGAGAAGGGGCTCATCGACGCCCCGTCGGATGTCGTCGAGCGCATGCAGGCCCAGGCCGGGGTCTTCGGCGCCGCCGAGCTGAGCCGCGCCGCCGATCTCGTCAACGAGGGGCTGACGGAGATGCGCGGCGCCACCTCGCCGCGACTCCAGCTAGAGCTCATCTGCGCGCGCGTGCTCCTGCCCGCGGCGTACGGGGACGAGCGATCCGTCATGGCCCGTCTGGACCGTATCGAGCGCGGGGTGAACTTCTCCGGTGCCGGCGCGGGCGCCCCCACCATGGGGTACGTACCCGGCCCCGAAGTGCATGGAGGGGCTCCGGCGGGCGCTCCGATGGTTTCGCCGGGCGGCGGGGTCGCCGCGGCCCGGGCCGCCGTGCGGGCGACGGGGCCCGGCGGGCAGGGAGCGGCGAACGAGGGGTACGGGGCCGGTGGTGCGGGGGGTGCCGGCGGGGTTGCCGCGGCACCGGGTGCTGGGGCTGCTCCTGCCTCGGCCCCGGCACCCGCTCCGGGTCCCGCGGCTGCCGGGGCCTCGCCCGCGGCTGCTCCGGCTGCCGCTACGGCTCCGCCCGCGTCCCCGTCCGGAGCCGCGCCCGGCGCCTGGCCCACTGCGACGGCCGTGGGCAGCGGTCGGCGTCCGGGCGGCTGGCCGACCGCGACACCCGCGGGCGGGGGACAGGCCCCCGCCGCCCCCAGCGCACCCGCACCCGCTGCCGCGCCGACGGTGTCCACCCCCGGCCCGGGCCCCGGCCCCGCCTCCGCGCCGGCCTCCGCCGCCGGAGGCGTCGACCCCCGCATGCTCTGGCCGAACATCCTGGAGGCCGTGAAGAACCGCCGCCGCTTCACCTGGATCCTGCTCAGCCAGAACGCGCAGGTCACCGGTTATGACGGCACGACCCTGCAGATCGGCTTCGTCAACGCGGGTGCGCGCGACAACTTCGCGAGCAGCGGCAGCGAGGAAGTCCTGAAGCAGGCGCTGTCCGAACAGTTCAACGTGCAGTGGAAGATCGAGGCGATCGTCGACACCTCCGGTGGCTCGGCACCGCCACCGATGTCGGCCTCCGGCCCTGGTCCCGGGTTCGGCGGCGGCAGCAGCGGCGGCTACGGCGCTGGTGGTGGCAGCGGTTACGGCGGAGCTCCGGCCGGCTCACGCCCCGCCCCCCAGCAGCCCCCGGCCCCGGCTCCGCGCCCCGCCGCGCCGCAGGGCCCGCCCGCGGGCCAGGCCTCGGCCGCGCCCGCCTCGACGCCCGCCCCACCTCCCGCCGCCTACGAGCCGCCTCCGGTGGCCCCCGAGGACGACATCCCCGAGGACGACGACCCCGACCTCGACGAGTCCGCCCTCTCGGGCCACGACCTGATCGTCCGCGAACTGGGCGCGACGGTGGTGGAGGAGTTCTCCAACGAGTGA
- the purD gene encoding phosphoribosylamine--glycine ligase codes for MKVLVIGSGAREHALCRSLSLDPDVTALHCAPGNAGIAETAELHPVDALDGAAVAALATELGAELVIVGPEAPLVAGVADAVRAAGIPCFGPSEEAAQLEGSKAFAKDVMAGAGVPTARSYVCTTPEEVDEALDAFGAPYVVKDDGLAAGKGVVVTDDLEKARAHAIACDRVVIEEFLDGPEVSLFAITDGETVVPLQPAQDFKRALDGDEGPNTGGMGAYSPLPWADPKLVEEVMETVLQPTVDELRRRGTPFSGLLYAGLAITSRGVRVIEFNARFGDPETQVVLARLKTPLAGVLFAAAEGTLADLAPLRWSDDAAVTVVVASHNYPDTPRTGDPITGLDEVAALDAPHAYVLHAGTKHDGGAVVSAGGRVLSVTATGTDLTEARARAYAAVARIGLDGSQHRTDIAAKAAADATTDATTEA; via the coding sequence GTGAAGGTCCTCGTCATCGGTAGTGGCGCCCGCGAACACGCCCTGTGCCGTTCCCTGTCCCTCGACCCCGACGTCACCGCCCTGCACTGCGCCCCCGGGAACGCAGGCATCGCGGAGACGGCCGAGCTGCACCCGGTCGACGCCCTCGACGGCGCCGCCGTGGCCGCGCTGGCCACGGAGCTCGGCGCCGAGCTGGTGATCGTGGGCCCGGAGGCGCCGCTCGTCGCCGGGGTCGCCGACGCCGTGCGCGCGGCGGGCATCCCCTGCTTCGGCCCCTCCGAGGAGGCCGCGCAGCTGGAAGGCTCCAAGGCCTTCGCCAAGGATGTGATGGCGGGGGCGGGCGTCCCCACGGCACGTTCGTATGTCTGCACGACGCCCGAGGAGGTCGACGAGGCGCTCGACGCCTTCGGCGCCCCGTACGTCGTGAAGGACGACGGACTCGCGGCCGGCAAGGGTGTCGTCGTGACCGACGACCTGGAGAAGGCCCGCGCGCACGCCATCGCCTGCGACCGCGTCGTCATCGAGGAGTTCCTCGACGGCCCCGAGGTCTCCCTCTTCGCGATCACCGACGGCGAGACGGTCGTCCCGCTCCAGCCCGCCCAGGACTTCAAGCGCGCGCTGGACGGCGACGAGGGACCGAACACCGGCGGCATGGGTGCGTACTCGCCCCTCCCGTGGGCGGACCCGAAGCTGGTCGAGGAGGTCATGGAGACCGTCCTCCAGCCGACCGTCGACGAGCTGCGCCGCCGCGGCACCCCGTTCTCCGGCCTTCTCTACGCGGGTCTGGCGATCACGAGCCGCGGTGTACGGGTGATCGAGTTCAACGCCCGTTTCGGCGACCCGGAGACCCAGGTGGTCCTGGCCCGGCTGAAGACCCCGCTCGCGGGCGTCCTGTTCGCCGCCGCCGAGGGCACCCTCGCCGATCTGGCGCCGCTGCGCTGGAGCGACGACGCGGCGGTCACCGTGGTCGTGGCCTCCCACAACTACCCCGACACCCCGCGCACGGGCGACCCGATCACCGGGCTCGACGAGGTGGCGGCGCTGGACGCCCCGCACGCGTACGTCCTGCACGCAGGGACGAAGCACGACGGCGGCGCGGTCGTCAGCGCGGGCGGCCGGGTGCTCTCCGTCACGGCGACCGGCACCGACCTCACCGAGGCCCGCGCCCGCGCGTACGCGGCGGTCGCCCGCATCGGTCTCGACGGTTCGCAGCACCGTACGGACATCGCGGCAAAGGCGGCGGCGGACGCCACGACCGACGCCACGACCGAGGCGTAG
- a CDS encoding N,N-dimethylformamidase beta subunit family domain-containing protein, whose translation MGSEQIRRWESGALAHAVTDPFGQGPVPWLRGDEQYFDDTGHVVPWYIDHIDHVDQTGRAGQAGQSGGPGGSATLQGSRRPPIPHPRAGGPRSADDVHRQIKGFASNGAAAPGEAIDFHVTVDPPQEFSVDIYRIGHYGGDGASKITTSPRLSGIVQPPPLTADRTVSCHHWWLSWRLQIPSYWNIGAYVAVLTTADGYRSHIPFTVRDNHPADLLLLLPDITWQAYNLYPEDGHTGASLYHAWDENGRLLGESEAATTVSFDRPYAGAGLPLHVGHAYDFIRWAERYGYDIAYADARDLHAGRVDPTRYRGLVFPGHDEYWSSAMRRTVELARESGTSLVFLSANTMYWQVELAPSPSGVADRLLTCRKRRGPGRPALWREIDRPEQQLIGIQYAGRVPEPHPLVVRNADHWLWEATGAQDGDELDCMVAGEADRYFPRTPLPEHQGRILLAHSPYQDSEGVTRHQETSLYRAPSGALVFAAGTFAWSPALDRPGHVDARIQRATANLLDRICKRD comes from the coding sequence ATGGGGTCGGAGCAGATCCGCCGCTGGGAGTCGGGCGCACTCGCGCACGCCGTGACGGACCCCTTCGGCCAGGGCCCCGTTCCCTGGCTCAGGGGCGACGAGCAGTACTTCGACGACACCGGTCATGTCGTCCCGTGGTACATCGATCACATTGATCATGTCGATCAGACAGGTCGGGCCGGTCAGGCCGGTCAGTCCGGGGGCCCCGGCGGCTCCGCCACCCTCCAGGGCTCCCGCAGGCCCCCCATCCCCCACCCCCGCGCCGGCGGTCCCCGCTCGGCCGACGACGTGCACCGCCAGATCAAGGGCTTCGCCTCCAACGGAGCGGCCGCGCCGGGCGAGGCCATCGATTTCCACGTCACCGTCGACCCGCCCCAGGAATTCAGCGTCGACATCTACCGCATCGGGCACTACGGAGGCGACGGGGCCAGCAAGATCACCACCAGCCCCCGCCTGTCGGGCATCGTCCAGCCGCCACCCCTCACCGCCGACAGAACCGTCTCCTGTCATCACTGGTGGCTCTCCTGGCGGTTGCAGATCCCGAGCTACTGGAACATCGGCGCGTACGTGGCCGTACTCACCACCGCCGACGGCTACCGCTCCCACATCCCCTTCACCGTCCGCGACAACCACCCCGCGGACCTTCTCCTCCTGCTCCCGGACATCACCTGGCAGGCGTACAACCTCTATCCGGAGGACGGGCACACCGGTGCCAGCCTCTACCACGCCTGGGACGAGAACGGCCGTCTGCTGGGCGAGTCCGAGGCCGCGACGACGGTCTCCTTCGACCGCCCGTACGCCGGTGCGGGCCTCCCCCTCCACGTCGGCCACGCCTACGACTTCATCCGCTGGGCCGAGCGCTACGGCTACGACATCGCCTACGCCGACGCCCGCGACCTGCACGCCGGCCGCGTCGACCCCACCCGTTACCGCGGCCTGGTCTTCCCGGGGCACGACGAGTACTGGTCGTCGGCCATGCGCCGCACCGTGGAACTCGCCCGCGAAAGCGGCACCTCCCTGGTCTTCCTCTCCGCCAACACCATGTACTGGCAGGTGGAGTTGGCCCCGTCCCCGTCCGGCGTCGCCGACCGTCTGCTGACCTGCCGCAAACGCAGAGGCCCGGGAAGGCCGGCGCTGTGGCGCGAGATCGACCGTCCTGAGCAGCAGCTCATCGGCATCCAGTACGCGGGCAGGGTCCCGGAACCCCACCCCCTGGTCGTGCGCAACGCCGACCACTGGCTGTGGGAGGCGACCGGCGCACAGGACGGCGACGAACTCGACTGCATGGTCGCGGGCGAGGCCGACCGCTACTTCCCGCGCACCCCGCTGCCCGAACACCAGGGCCGCATCCTCCTCGCCCACTCCCCGTACCAGGACAGCGAGGGCGTCACCCGCCACCAGGAGACCTCCCTCTACCGAGCCCCCTCCGGCGCCCTGGTCTTCGCGGCCGGGACGTTCGCCTGGTCCCCGGCCCTGGACCGGCCCGGCCACGTCGACGCCCGTATCCAGCGAGCCACCGCGAACCTCCTGGACCGCATCTGCAAACGCGACTGA